From a single Kryptolebias marmoratus isolate JLee-2015 linkage group LG17, ASM164957v2, whole genome shotgun sequence genomic region:
- the pdk2a gene encoding pyruvate dehydrogenase (acetyl-transferring) kinase isozyme 2, mitochondrial, which produces MKFVRFIMKNAALANAPKHIEHFSKFSPSPLSIKQFLDFGSINACEKTSFVFLRQELPVRLSNIMKEINLLPDKVLLTPSVQMVQRWYSQSLMEILDFLDKNPDDHKVLSEFVDTLVTIRNRHNDVVPTMAQGIIEYKETFPQDTVTNQNIQYFLDRFYMSRISIRMLINQHTLVFDGTTNPVHPNTIGSIDSQCEVGDVVQDAYQSAKMLCEQYYLRSPDLVLQEMNHKKKNHPITIVYVPSHLYHMLFELFKNAMRATIETHDSSNNLPPIKVLVSLGGEDMSIKVSDRGGGVPFRKIEKLFSYMYSTAPAPQIGDHSRTPLAGFGYGLPISRLYAKYFQGDLQLYSMEAFGTDAVIYLKALSTDSIERLPVYNKTALKNYKMSHEADDWCVPSKEPLDLRNFKTA; this is translated from the exons atgaagttcgTTCGGTTTATTATGAAAAACGCCGCTTTGGCCAATGCGCCGAAACACATTGAACATTTCTCTAAATTTTCTCCGTCGCCGCTTTCCATAAAGCAGTTTCTGGATTTCG GCTCCATAAACGCCTGCGAGAAGACgtcctttgtttttctgaggCAGGAACTCCCTGTAAGACTCTCAAACATCATGAAGGAAATCAACCTCCTGCCTGACAAAGTGCTCCTGACCCCTTCTGTGCAGATGGTGCAGAGATG GTACAGTCAGAGTTTGATGGAGATCCTCGactttttagacaaaaatccAGACGACCACAAAGTGCTTTCAGA gTTTGTCGACACCTTGGTCACCATCAGAAACCGACACAACGACGTCGTGCCCACCATGGCGCAGGGCATCATCGAATACAAAGAGACCTTCCCCCAGGACACGGTCACCAATCAGAACATCCAGTACTTCCTGGACCGGTTCTACATGAGCCGCATCTCCATCCGAATGCTCATCAACCAACACA CTCTTGTTTTTGACGGCACGACAAACCCGGTCCACCCGAACACCATCGGAAGCATCGACTCTCAGTGCGAAGTGGGAGACGTAGTCCAGG ATGCCTACCAAAGTGCCAAGATGTTGTGTGAACAGTACTACCTACGCTCCCCCGATCTGGTCCTACAGGAAATGAACc acaagaagaagaatcatCCGATCACCATCGTGTATGTTCCCTCTCACCTTTACCACATGCTGTTTGAGCTCTTCAAG aacgCTATGAGAGCGACCATTGAGACCCACGATAGCAGCAACAACCTGCCACCCATTAAAGTCCTGGTGTCCCTGGGCGGCGAGGACATGTCGATCAAG GTGAGCGACAGAGGCGGTGGCGTCCCGTTTCGTAAGATCGAGAAGCTTTTCAGCTACATGTACTCCACAGCTCCAGCTCCTCAGATAGGAGACCACTCCAGGACACCGCTG gctGGTTTCGGCTACGGCCTTCCCATCTCTCGTCTCTACGCCAAATACTTCCAGGGCGACCTGCAGCTGTACTCCATGGAGGCCTTCGGCACCGACGCCGTCATCTACCTGAAG GCTCTGTCCACGGACTCCATCGAAAGGCTACCGGTCTACAACAAAACCGCTCTGAAGAACTACAAAATGAGCCACGAGGCCGACGACTGGTGCGTTCCCAGTAAAGAACCGCTGGATCTGCGGAACTTCAAGACGGCTTAG